A window of the Helianthus annuus cultivar XRQ/B chromosome 4, HanXRQr2.0-SUNRISE, whole genome shotgun sequence genome harbors these coding sequences:
- the LOC110936821 gene encoding uncharacterized protein LOC110936821, producing the protein MGALKDLARSFSRLTQEEVDLFCLEYGIDKQFNPTAPACDASIDKPIPGFIALYCRHFEWSNLRYPFSFFVLNLLEYYRVSFGQVQPKGMARVLHFEVLCRALGYDPSLLLFRRFFRLAKNGDWFTFENTKVDTCLVSSMVTTLGSWKNTFFWVSESIIPFKMVWRHPDAVLNDPEPSESELNDAFLSAIRGCPSRVRPFPEHLLVLLGVSNIWAKVDRDPVLMRNGLVMSALDFIKSDDTSDVVFEDAPTVPDENVVVRTSEQRFGGSGYVSVANVKGFTKSNVPKPSTRRLSRRLLKAAPQSTSTEPVDLSDDIEASEDQAEVEAEKEKELVVHGKKVRGKKGVATPVQGSSSRDAGGLDPEGVYVPAWQVKNDDTFKDAAVCEDALSHLAFSVVLIAHKTLGNSSSQLLSYLPNLVLMPSTMLLLVLST; encoded by the exons atgggtgcccttaaggatttagcgaggTCATTTTCTCGGTTGACACAAGAGGAGGTAGACCTGTTTTGCCTTGAATATGGTATCGATAAACAGTTTAATCCAACCGCCCCTGCTTGCGATGCTTCTATTGATAAACCGATTCCTGGTTTTATTGCTTTGTATTGTCGGCATTTTGAGTGGTctaatcttcgttaccctttttcgttTTTTGTTCTAAATTTGCTTGAGTATTATCGAGTGTCTTTTGGGCAAGTACAACCGAAaggaatggctagggttttgcactttgaagtgCTGTGTCGTGCTTTAGGTTATGATCCTTCATTGTTGCTCTTTCGGAGGTTCTTCCGGTTAGCcaaaaatggtgattggtttacttttgagaacacaaaggttgatacttgtctTGTTTCATCCATGGTTACAACCCTTGGATCATGGAAGAATacgtttttctgggtttctgaatccattattcctttcaaaatggtgtggaggcatccggatgctgttctcaacgATCCGGAGCCTTCCGAGTCTGAATTGAATGATGCCtttctttcagccattcgggggtgcccttcgagggttcgtccttttcccgaacatttgttagtgcttttaggggttagtaatatttgggcaAAAGTTGATCGGGATCCGGTGTTGATGAGAAATGGCCTTG ttatgtctgctttggacttcaTCAAGAGTGACGACACGTCCGATGTGGTTTTTGAAGATGCTCCAACTGTTCCAGATGAGAATGTTGTGGTGAGAACTTCTGAGCAAAGGTTTGGGGGTTCGGGTTATGTCAGTGTTGCAAATGTGaagggttttaccaagtctaATGTTCCCAAGCCTTCAACTCGCCGGTTATCTCGTCGTTTACTGAAAGctgctcctcaatccacttccactgagccagtggatttgaGTGATGATATCGAGGCTTCTGAGGATCAGGCTGAAGTGGAGGCTGAAAAGGAGAAGGAGTTAGTTGTCCATGGTAAGAAGGTTCGAGGGAAGAAGGGTGTTGCTACCCCTGTTCAAGGATCATCAAGCAGGGACGCTGGAGGGTTGGATCCTGAAGGTGTTTATGTGCCTGCTTGGCAAGTGAAGAATGATGATACTTTCAAGGATGCTGCCGTctgtgaggatgctcttagtcatcttgctttttctgttgttctgattgcccataaaacgctaggcaattcttccagccaattactttcatatctccccaatcttgtcttgatgccttccactatgcttctgttggtcctttcaacctga
- the LOC110936820 gene encoding ADP-ribosylation factor: MGQVFRKLFDAFFGNSEMRVVMLGLDAAGKTTILYKLHIGEVLSTVPTIGFNVEKVQYKNVMFTVWDVGGQEKLRPLWRHYFNDTNGLIYVVDSLDRERISKAKAEFQTIINDPFMLNCVILVFANKQDMKGAMTPMEVCEGLGLFELKNRKWHIQGTCALKGDGLYEGLDWLASTLKDMKAASTSSF, encoded by the exons ATGGGGCAAGTGTTTCGAAAGCTGTTCGATGCATTCTTCGGCAATAGCGAGATGAGG GTTGTCATGCTGGGCCTAGATGCAGCAGGGAAAACAACAATACTTTACAAGCTGCACATTGGAGAAGTTTTATCAACTGTCCCTACTATTG GTTTTAATGTGGAAAAAGTTCAGTATAAGAATGTGATGTTCACGGTTTGGGATGTTGGGGGCCAAGAGAAGTTGCGTCCCTTGTGGAGGCATTACTTTAACGACACAAATGGATTG ATTTATGTTGTTGACTCTTTGGACCGAGAGAGAATAAGCAAAGCAAAGGCAGAGTTTCAG ACTATTATCAATGACCCTTTCATGTTGAACTGTGTCATCTTGGTGTTTGCAAACAAACAGGACATG AAAGGAGCAATGACACCAATGGAAGTATGTGAAGGTCTTGGACTGTTTGAGCTGAAGAACCGAAAATGGCATATACAAGGGACCTGTGCGCTTAAGGGAGATGGGCTATACGAGGGGTTAGACTGGCTAGCCAGCACCCTAAAGGACATGAAGGCGGCTAGCACCTCATCTTTCTGA
- the LOC110936818 gene encoding pentatricopeptide repeat-containing protein At3g18110, chloroplastic, producing the protein MALTSGILTFAAPSIPLNSINDTPKVRKTLNSSHISCSTSVSNEQQRQQETPPSRKFSYSRASPSIRYPNLKEPINNPKIKQTQMPISLQNPKIDGLEEESLKLEPQDKETGETLEFSSRRVAKKMTKLALKRAKDWRERVQFLTDRILGLKANEFVADVLDDRKVQMTPTDFCFLVKGVGKSNWQRALEVYEWLNLRNWYSPNARMLATILSVLGKANQESLAVEIFERSEQGIDSTVQVYNAMMGVYARTGQFVKVQEILDMMKERGCEPDLVSFNTLINARFRSTKMEPNVALDLLNEVKRSGLQPDIITYNTLLSACSRDSNLQEAVKVYKDMEENKCQPDIWTYNAMLSVYGRCGLVNEAESLFFDIKSKGFDPDAVTYNSLLYAFAKDGHVDKVEKLCDEMVKLGFGEDEMTYNTVIHMYGKLGQHDLAFKLYKDMKSRGCDPDVVTYTVLVDSLGKANKIAEAANVMSEMMDVGIKPTLRTYSALICGYGKAGKRLEAEETFNCMVKSGIKPDSLAYSVMLDIYLRFDLHKAMVLYNSMVRDGFTPDLTLYEMLIQALNHENKEDDIEKIISDMQKLCNLDPQVIVCSLIKSECYDHAAKVVELSVLEGYDLDHENLLSILSSYGSSGRHSEALALLDFLKQHAHGSHGFVTEALVMILCESNELDAALDEYKKIRRVNFFNGSSLMYESLIKKCEEGGLFHEAFQVVSDMMFNGVPISKLIYINIASMYCKIGFPETAHDIINRAELNGLSIDEISVYVDLIESYGNSNLLEKAEGVVGNLRSKLPVVDRKVWNALIQTYASKGQYEKARAAFNTMMRDGPTPTIESVNGLMQALIIDGRLNELYVVVQELQDMGFKISKSTIVLMLDAFAQNGDVFEVKKIYNGMKASGYFPTMHLYRTMIGLLCKVRHVRDAEAMVDEMLEVGFKPDLFIYNSLLKLYTKIEDYRKTVEVYHKIKEHGYKPDEDTYNTLIVMYCRDHKPEDGMLLMQEMVKEGLDAKLTTYKSLIAAFGKQQMVEKAEEIFEKMRREGYSLDHSFYHLMMKTYRTTGHHSKCEDLLKLMKEDGIEPNVATMHLLMISYGSSGNPLEAEKVLDNLKSKGEELSTLTYSSVLDSYFKNRDYNTGIRKFVEMRNGGLEPDHRIWTIFVRAASLCKTSTEAMMILNAVKDAGFDLPIKLLQNSESTVLEIDHVLEELKPLEDNAALNFVNAIEDLLWGFELRATASWVFQLAVKKDIYRRDVFRVADKDWGADFRKLSAGAALVGLTLWLDHMQDASLEGSPLSPKSVVLITGVSEYNDVSLNSTIKAYLWEMGSPFLPCKTRSGLLIAKAHSLRMWLKDSPFCLDLELKNSVNLPETNSMELIEGCYIRSGIVPAFQDITQRLGIVRPKKFARLALMSDEKREKAIQADIDGRKEKLEKMKRFGVTRKASYQKRKFVRREAVKR; encoded by the exons ATGGCACTTACATCTGGAATCTTGACATTTGCAGCACCATCAATCCCATTGAACTCCATTAACGACACACCAAAGGTACGCAAAACCCTCAATTCATCTCATATATCCTGCTCAACTTCAGTTTCCAATGAACAACAACGACAACAAGAAACACCACCTTCAAGAAAATTTAGCTACAGCAGAGCATCCCCATCAATCAGATACCCTAATCTTAAAGAACCCATCAATAATCCTAAAATAAAGCAGACCCAGATGCCAATTTCACTTCAAAACCCTAAAATTGATGGTTTAGAAGAAGAAAGTTTGAAACTTGAGCCACAAGACAAGGAAACCGGTGAAACCCTAGAATTTTCGAGTCGTCGGGTGGCTAAGAAAATGACTAAATTAGCCTTGAAAAGGGCTAAAGATTGGAGGGAAAGGGTTCAGTTTTTAACTGATAGGATTCTAGGGTTGAAAGCTAATGAATTTGTGGCTGATGTGTTGGATGATAGAAAGGTTCAAATGACACCTACTGATTTCTGTTTCTTGGTGAAAGGGGTCGGGAAATCGAATTGGCAAAGGGCGTTAGAGGTTTACGAATGGTTGAATCTTCGCAACTGGTACTCACCGAACGCGCGAATGCTTGCAACTATATTGTCGGTTCTTGGTAAAGCGAATCAAGAATCTTTAGCTGTAGAGATTTTCGAAAGATCAGAACAAGGGATTGATAGTACGGTACAGGTGTATAATGCGATGATGGGGGTCTATGCTCGAACCGGACAATTCGTTAAagttcaagaaattcttgataTGATGAAGGAAAGGGGATGTGAGCCCGATCTTGTTAGTTTTAATACATTGATAAACGCCCGTTTTCGGTCCACGAAGATGGAACCGAACGTGGCACTTGATCTACTAAACGAAGTGAAACGCTCCGGGCTTCAACCCGATATTATCACATACAACACACTTTTGAGTGCATGTTCTCGTGATTCAAATTTACAAGAGGCGGTTAAGGTGTATAAAGACATGGAGGAAAATAAATGTCAACCTGATATATGGACTTATAATGCCATGTTATCGGTTTACGGTAGATGTGGGTTGGTTAACGAAGCCGAATCACTGTTTTTCGACATAAAGTCAAAAGGGTTTGACCCGGATGCGGTAACGTATAATTCTTTGCTATACGCGTTTGCTAAAGACGGTCATGTAGATAAAGTTGAGAAACTTTGTGATGAGAtggtgaaattagggtttggtgAGGATGAAATGACGTATAATACCGTTATTCATATGTATGGGAAGTTAGGTCAACATGATTTGGCGTTTAAACTCTATAAAGACATGAAATCCCGCGGTTGTGATCCTGACGTCGTTACATACACCGTTCTTGTTGATTCTTTAGGGAAAGCTAACAAGATTGCAGAAGCTGCGAATGTGATGTCGGAAATGATGGATGTCGGGATTAAACCGACTTTACGAACTTATAGCGCTTTGATTTGCGGATACGGGAAAGCCGGGAAGAGACTTGAGGCCGAAGAAACCTTCAATTGCATGGTGAAATCTGGTATTAAACCTGATTCTCTTGCGTATTCGGTTATGTTAGATATATATTTGCGGTTTGATTTGCATAAAGCTATGGTTTTGTATAATAGTATGGTTCGTGATGGGTTCACGCCGGATTTAACTCTTTACGAGATGCTAATCCAAGCTCTTAACCATGAAAACAAAGAAGATGATATCGAAAAAATAATTAGCGATATGCAAAAGTTATGTAATCTGGATCCACAAGTAATTGTGTGTAGTTTAATTAAGAGTGAGTGTTACGATCATGCAGCCAAAGTGGTTGAACTCAGCGTTTTAGAGGGTTACGATTTGGATCACGAGAACTTGTTATCGATTTTGAGTTCATATGGTTCATCCGGAAGACACTCAGAAGCATTGGCTTTACTTGATTTTTTAAAACAACATGCACATGGGTCCCATGGTTTTGTAACCGAAGCTCTAGTTATGATTCTTTGTGAGTCGAATGAATTAGATGCCGCTTTAGATGAATACAAAAAGATTAGGCGTGTAAATTTCTTTAACGGGAGCTCGCTGATGTATGAATCTCTTATTAAGAAATGCGAGGAAGGTGGACTTTTTCATGAAGCGTTTCAGGTGGTCTCGGATATGATGTTTAACGGAGTACCGATTTCCAAATTAATTTATATAAATATCGCGTCCATGTACTGTAAAATCGGGTTTCCAGAAACCGCTCATGATATAATCAACCGGGCTGAGTTAAACGGGTTGTCAATCGATGAGATTTCGGTTTACGTGGACCTTATCGAGTCTTATGGAAATTCAAACTTACTAGAAAAGGCGGAAGGTGTAGTGGGGAATCTTCGGTCAAAACTCCCTGTCGTTGACCGAAAAGTATGGAATGCATTGATACAAACTTACGCTTCAAAAGGTCAATATGAGAAAGCACGGGCTGCATTCAATACCATGATGAGAGACGGGCCTACTCCGACTATAGAATCCGTTAACGGGCTTATGCAAGCTTTGATTATCGATGGGAGATTAAATGAGCTATACGTTGTGGTTCAAGAACTTCAAGATATGGGATTTAAGATTAGTAAAAGTACCATTGTTTTAATGCTTGATGCATTTGCACAAAACGGGGATGTGTTCGAGGTGAAAAAGATTTACAACGGAATGAAGGCTTCGGGTTATTTTCCCACTATGCATCTTTATAGAACGATGATCGGTTTATTATGTAAGGTGCGACACGTGCGGGATGCTGAAGCGATGGTTGATGAAATGCTGGAAGTTGGATTCAAACCCGATCTTTTTATATACAATTCTTTGCTCAAATTATATACGAAAATTGAAGATTATAGGAAAACGGTTGAAGTATACCACAAGATTAAAGAACATGGATATAAACCGGATGAAGATACGTACAATACATTGATAGTTATGTATTGTCGAGACCATAAACCCGAAGATGGGATGTTATTAATGCAAGAAATGGTCAAAGAAGGTTTAGATGCTAAGTTGACCACATACAAAAGTTTAATAGCGGCGTTCGGTAAGCAACAAATGGTGGAAAAAGCCGAGGAGATTTTCGAGAAGATGAGACGTGAAGGGTATAGTCTAGACCATTCATTTTATCATTTAATGATGAAGACGTATAGAACCACGGGCCATCATTCTAAATGTGAAGATTTACTTAAACTAATGAAAGAAGATGGAATCGAGCCTAATGTCGCTACGATGCATTTGCTTATGATTTCTTATGGAAGCTCGGGAAATCCATTGGAAGCCGAAAAAGTGCTTGATAATTTGAAGTCGAAAGGCGAGGAGTTAAGTACGTTAACTTACAGCTCGGTTTTGGATTCTTATTTCAAGAACCGGGATTATAATACGGGAATTCGAAAGTTTGTTGAGATGAGAAACGGAGGTTTAGAACCGGATCACAGGATATGGACTATCTTCGTTAGGGCTGCTAGTTTGTGCAAAACTTCAACTGAAGCAATGATGATCTTGAATGCGGTTAAAGATGCTGGTTTTGATCTTCCAATCAA GCTTTTGCAAAACTCAGAATCGACGGTTTTGGAAATAGACCATGTTTTGGAAGAATTGAAACCGTTGGAAGATAATGCAGCACTTAACTTTGTTAACGCTATAGAAGATCTTTTATGGGGCTTTGAACTTCGGGCCACTGCTTCATGGGTGTTTCAATTGGCAGTCAAAAAGGATATATATCGACGTGATGTTTTCAG GGTAGCGGATAAAGACTGGGGAGCCGATTTTAGAAAATTATCTGCCGGTGCGGCTCTTGTTGGTCTTACGTTATGGCTTGACCACATGCAAGATGCATCGTTAGAGGGTTCACCGTTATCTCCAAAATCGGTTGTTTTAATCACAGGGGTTTCGGAATACAACGACGTCTCGTTAAACAGTACGATAAAAGCTTATTTATGGGAAATGGGTTCCCCGTTTTTACCATGTAAAACTAGAAGCGGGTTACTCATCGCGAAAGCTCATTCTCTAAGAATGTGGTTAAAAGATTCGCCATTTTGTTTGGATCTTGAACTAAAGAACAGTGTTAATCTTCCGGAAACGAACTCGATGGAGCTGATTGAAGGATGTTATATAAGAAGTGGGATTGTTCCTGCGTTCCAAGATATAACCCAGAGGCTCGGGATTGTGAGGCCGAAGAAGTTTGCTAGGTTGGCGTTGATGTCAGATGAGAAAAGAGAGAAAGCGATACAGGCGGATATTGATGGCAGAAAAGAGAAATTAGAGAAAATGAAAAGATTTGGGGTTACAAGAAAGGCGTCGTATCAGAAGAGGAAGTTTGTGAGGCGGGAAGCGGTCAAACGTTGA